The nucleotide sequence TACGCCAACGGATTTTTTCCTCGCCAGAGGAAAAACAGTGGCTGAATAATTTACTCCATCCGTTGATCCATCAGGAAACACAGGCCCAGTTTCAGGCTGCATCCGCACCGTACATTCTATGGGTCGTCCCCCTACTGGTGGAGAACGGTTTACAACAGCGAGCACAGCGTATTCTGGTCGTTGATGTAGACAGAGACACACAGCTTGAACGCACGCTGGCCCGCGATGGCATCAGTCGGCGGCAAGCAGAAAACATACTGGCAGCACAGGCTACCCGAGAACAGCGCCTGGCTTATGCCGATGATATTATTGATAACAGTCGATGCCCAAGCGAGCTGGCGTCACAGGTTGCGGGATTACACCGCCATTACCTTGAGCTAGCCGCCTCCGCAGCCGACAGGATGACTAAGAATGAGTGACGCTTCCTCAACCATTTTATTCGAATACCCGCTGAACGAAAAAACACGTACCTGGTTGCGTATCGAATCATTATTGCAGCAGCTGCATCAAAACCACTCCCTGACCGATATGGGAAGCGCGCTGACATTTTTTCGTGCTATCGCCGAGCTGCTTGATGTGCTGGAACGTGGAGATGTGCGTACCGAACTGCTGAAAGAACTGGAGCGACAACAGCAAAAACTGCTGCAATGGAGTGATGTGCCGGGCGTAGACATGGAACGCATCCATACGTTGAGACGCCAGTTGAAAGATCTGGCCAGCACGCTGATGGCGGCACCGCGGATGGGGCAGTTCTTACGGGAAGATCGCCTGATTGGCATGGTACGCCAGCGGCTCGGTATTCCCGGCGGGTGTTGCAGTTTCGACTTACCGACGCTGCATAGCTGGTTGCATCAGCCCCAGGAACTCCGTGAGAAGCTGGTTTCTGGCTGGCTTGGTTCGCTGTCTCCGCTCAAACAAGCGTTGGACATGATCCTGGAATTGATCCGCCACTCCGGTACGTTTCGCCCGCAGATCAGCCTGAATGGTTTCTTTCAGGACAATGCTTCCGATGCCGATCTGCTGCGCTTGCGTCTTGAACAGGCACACCAGCTCTACCCGCAGATATCTGGTCATAAAACACGCTATGCTATTCGTTTTCTGCCATTAGATAGCGAAAACGGCCACATTCCTCCTCGTTTAACGTTTGAACTGGCCTGTTGCTAGACCCAGTCCTGACAGAAAAATGTGTTAAGCACCAAGCACGTATTCAGTATCAAATAGAGTGAAAAGAGCCTTATGACGACAGACATTACGACGGTGAAGTGCCCAACCTGCAAGCAGGCAGTCATCTGGGATGAAACCAGCCTCTATCGCCCATTTTGCAGCAAGCGTTGTCAGCTCATCGATTTAGGTGAATGGGCTGATGAAGAAAAGCGCATTCCAAGTGATGATATGGTTTCTGATAGTGAAGACTGGAGCGAAACGCGGTAACGACCACGTTTCGCCGCTATAATTTTCAGGCAGAGTTTTTCAGACAGGCAAAAGCAAGGCTAGATTAAAGCGATTTCAGCCAGCGAATCATCTCCGCATTCGCTGGCGGAAATTCTTCCTCACGTAATTCTTCTACGCTCACCCAGCGAGATTCCTGTCCTTCCCGACCATAGGGTTCCCCCAGCCACGTTTCAACCAGAAAGAAATGAAGCGTGATGATTCTCTCCGACGTAGAAAACGTTTTGTCGTTTAGCGGCTGCGGTGTGGTAGCGTCGATGCCCGTCTCTTCATGCAGTTCACGAATCAGCGCCTGCTCTGGCGTTTCACCTTCTTCAACTTTACCGCCGGGAAACTCCCACATCCCTGCCATATGAACGCCATCAGGGCGGCGAGCAATGAAATATTGCTGTTCCGCATTGCGGATGATACCTACCGCGACGGATAACTGTTTTTGCGTCATGACACTTCCTATCAGGTTCTTATCAAGTAAAAGGCGGTCAATGACCGCCTTTCCTTTGCACTTATCACATTTTATTCGCTGATTTCAGCGGTCGATTATTTCTGTAAACGGCCGTGGCACTGCTTATATTTCTTGCCTGAACCACATGGGCAAGGGTCGTTACGCCCAATTTTACGATCCGCCTGCGCCGGTGAACCAGTGTTCAGGCTATCTTCTTCCTGATGGCTCAGCTGCTGCTGCCGTGCCAAACGTTCGGCTTCTTCACGGCGCTGCTGCTCCAGCGCTTCGATCTCTTCCGGCATTCTCACCTGGACTTTGCTCAGCGTGCTGATCACTTCATATTTCAGTGATTCCAACATCGCAGCAAACATAGAGAACGACTCACGCTTATATTCTTGCTTCGGATCTTTCTGTGCATAGCCACGCAGATGGATGCCCTGACGCAGATAATCCATTGCTGCCAGATGCTCTTTCCACAGTGAATCCAGCGTCTGCAACATCACGCCTTTTTCAAAGTTGCGCATGACTTCGCTACCGACCACTTCTTCTTTGCGCTGATAAATCTCAATAGCCTGCTCGAAAATACGCTCACGCAGCGTTTCTTCGTGCAGCTCTGGTTCTTTATCCAGCCACGCTTTGACTGGCATATCCAGATCGAAATCGTTCTTCAAACGCTGTTCCAGACCTTCTACATCCCACATTTCTTCCAGAGACTGTGGCGGAATGTAGCTGTCGATCGTCGCTTTGAACACATCTTCACGAATGCTGGTGATGGTTTCGCTGATATCAGACACGTCCAACAGCTCGTTACGCTGCGTATAGATCGCACGACGTTGGTCGTTCGCCACATCATCGTATTCCAGCAGTTGCTTACGAATATCAAAGTTACGGCTTTCCACTTTACGCTGGGCGTTAGCAATCGCCTTCGTGACCCACGGGTGCTCAATGGCTTCACCTGGCTTCATGCCCAGCTTACGCATCATATTGGAAACACGATCGGAGGCAAAAATACGCATCAGCGCATCTTCCATCGACAGATAGAAACGTGATGAACCCGCATCCCCCTGACGACCGGAACGACCACGCAGCTGGTTATCGATACGACGAGACTCATGGCGCTCCGTACCGATGATGTGCAAACCACCCGCAGCTAATACAGCATCGTGACGTATTTTCCAGGCCGCTTTGATTTCTGCAACTTGCTCGTCACTCGGGTTCTCCAGAAGTGCCACTTCCGACTGCCAGCTTCCCCCCAAGACGATATCCGTACCACGACCGGCCATGTTGGTCGCGATGGTCACCGCGCCAGCCTGACCCGCCTGAGCAACAATATCAGCTTCCATAGCGTGGAATTTCGCATTCAACACATTATGTTTGATGCCCGCTTTTTCCAGCGCATGAGAAACCACTTCTGATTTTTCGATGGAGATCGTACCGACCAGAATCGGCTGGCCTTTTGCTGAACGCTCTTTGATATCTTCAATGATGGCATCGATTTTTTCCTGCTCGGTCATGTAGACCAGATCAGGCAAGTCTTTACGAATCATCGGACGGTTGGTCGGCACAACAATCGTATCCAGCTTGTAAATAGAGCTGAACTCGAACGCTTCAGTATCTGCCGTACCGGTCATACCCGCCAGTTTTTCATACAGGCGGAAGTAGTTCTGGAAGGTAATGGAAGCCAGCGTCTGGTTTTCATTCTGAATCGTTACCTTCTCTTTTGCTTCCACCGCCTGATGCAGGCCGTCGGACCAGCGACGACCCTGCATGGTACGGCCCGTGTGTTCGTCAACGATGATCACTTCACCGTCTTTCACAATGTAATCGACATCGCGGGTAAACAGCACGTGTGCACGCAACGCGGCGGTCACATGGTGCATCAGCATAATGTTAGTCGGGGAGTAAAGTGATTCCCCCTCTTCCATAATGCCTTCTTTCACCAACAGTTCTTCGACCAGAACCAGACCACGCTCGGTGAGGTTAACCTGACGCGCTTTCTCGTCAACAGAGAAGTGGCCTTCGC is from Pectobacterium carotovorum and encodes:
- the zapD gene encoding cell division protein ZapD, coding for MSDASSTILFEYPLNEKTRTWLRIESLLQQLHQNHSLTDMGSALTFFRAIAELLDVLERGDVRTELLKELERQQQKLLQWSDVPGVDMERIHTLRRQLKDLASTLMAAPRMGQFLREDRLIGMVRQRLGIPGGCCSFDLPTLHSWLHQPQELREKLVSGWLGSLSPLKQALDMILELIRHSGTFRPQISLNGFFQDNASDADLLRLRLEQAHQLYPQISGHKTRYAIRFLPLDSENGHIPPRLTFELACC
- the yacG gene encoding DNA gyrase inhibitor YacG, with the protein product MTTDITTVKCPTCKQAVIWDETSLYRPFCSKRCQLIDLGEWADEEKRIPSDDMVSDSEDWSETR
- the secA gene encoding preprotein translocase subunit SecA, with protein sequence MVMNILTKIFGSRNDRTLRRMRKNVDVINRLEPEMEKLSNEELQAKTLEFRVRLEKGETLESLLPEAFAVVRESSKRVFGMRHFDVQLIGGMVLNERCIAEMRTGEGKTLTATLPAYLNALTGRGVHVVTVNDYLAQRDAENNRPLFEFLGLSVGINLPGMPAPAKREAYAADITYGTNNEYGFDYLRDNMAFSPEERVQRKLYYALVDEVDSILIDEARTPLIISGPAEDSSELYISVNKIIPHLIRQEKEDSDTFHGEGHFSVDEKARQVNLTERGLVLVEELLVKEGIMEEGESLYSPTNIMLMHHVTAALRAHVLFTRDVDYIVKDGEVIIVDEHTGRTMQGRRWSDGLHQAVEAKEKVTIQNENQTLASITFQNYFRLYEKLAGMTGTADTEAFEFSSIYKLDTIVVPTNRPMIRKDLPDLVYMTEQEKIDAIIEDIKERSAKGQPILVGTISIEKSEVVSHALEKAGIKHNVLNAKFHAMEADIVAQAGQAGAVTIATNMAGRGTDIVLGGSWQSEVALLENPSDEQVAEIKAAWKIRHDAVLAAGGLHIIGTERHESRRIDNQLRGRSGRQGDAGSSRFYLSMEDALMRIFASDRVSNMMRKLGMKPGEAIEHPWVTKAIANAQRKVESRNFDIRKQLLEYDDVANDQRRAIYTQRNELLDVSDISETITSIREDVFKATIDSYIPPQSLEEMWDVEGLEQRLKNDFDLDMPVKAWLDKEPELHEETLRERIFEQAIEIYQRKEEVVGSEVMRNFEKGVMLQTLDSLWKEHLAAMDYLRQGIHLRGYAQKDPKQEYKRESFSMFAAMLESLKYEVISTLSKVQVRMPEEIEALEQQRREEAERLARQQQLSHQEEDSLNTGSPAQADRKIGRNDPCPCGSGKKYKQCHGRLQK
- the coaE gene encoding dephospho-CoA kinase (Dephospho-CoA kinase (CoaE) performs the final step in coenzyme A biosynthesis.); the encoded protein is MTYIVALTGGIGSGKSTVADEFAKLGATIVDADIIARQVVEPGKPALDAIRLRFGDAILNADGSLNRTALRQRIFSSPEEKQWLNNLLHPLIHQETQAQFQAASAPYILWVVPLLVENGLQQRAQRILVVDVDRDTQLERTLARDGISRRQAENILAAQATREQRLAYADDIIDNSRCPSELASQVAGLHRHYLELAASAADRMTKNE
- the mutT gene encoding 8-oxo-dGTP diphosphatase MutT, which codes for MTQKQLSVAVGIIRNAEQQYFIARRPDGVHMAGMWEFPGGKVEEGETPEQALIRELHEETGIDATTPQPLNDKTFSTSERIITLHFFLVETWLGEPYGREGQESRWVSVEELREEEFPPANAEMIRWLKSL